TCCAACGATCGCCTGTACTAATGGACCTGAATGGATTCTTTGACTAGTAGTGAGAAAATTATTAAGATCATTAGGGTAGGTATGACCATATTCTTGACGATAAGTACCATAAGCCCAAGGAGTGGAGACGCAAAGATGACGATATTTAGCTAAAACCACAGCTAGATTAGTTAAATCAGGAATGGGATCTAATTGTTCACCCCTACCCGTGGCGATCGCCGTTCCTCCTGTAAGAGAAAAAGGTACATCTGAACCCAATTTTGCCCCAAGTATTTGTAATTCTGGTTGAGTTAGCCCTAATTCCCACATTAAGTTTAATCCTACTAACACTGCAGCAGCATTACCAGATCCTCCCGCTAACCCTGCAGCTACAGGTATGCGTTTATCAATGATAATATCTACACCACCATAATTAGCAGCGATTTTTGGGAATTCACCTTGGATTAATCTTACTGCTTGATAAGCTAAATTATCCCTTGTCAGAGGAACTTCGGGATTATCACAATATACCCTAATTTCTTCAGTTCCATTAGAACGTATTTCTAGATGATCTGCTAAATCGATACTTTGCATAATCATTACCAGTTCGTGATAATTATCCTGACGAATACCGATAATTTCTAGATAGAGATTAATTTTACCAGGAGCAACAAGATGATAAGAACGCATAAATCTAGTTTTGTAGATAATTACTCAATTGTATCCAGTTAGATAAGCTTAACTCTTCAGCCCTAGCTTGAGGATTTAACTGCAATGTGGTTAAAATTTCACTGAGTTGATCTACCTCTACTAAAGATTTAAGATTATTGCGTAACATTTTACGACGATTAGCGAACCCTAATTGTAAAATTGTTCCTAAATGTTGGGGATTATTGGCTACTAAAGGAAAAGTACGAGGAGATAAACTCACTACCGCTGAGTCAACCTTGGGTGGTGGATAAAAAGCCTTAGCAGGAACTTGACAAACTAATCGACAATCGGCTAAATATTGAATACGTACCGATAAACCCCCAAAAGCTTTAGTTCCTGGTTGAGCTAAAAGGCGATCGGCTACTTCTTTTTGGACTAAAAGTACGATTAAATCATAATTTTCTCCAGCAGGTTGACTAATCGTCCCTAAGAGTTTTGCTAAAATCGGACCTGTGATATTGTAGGGTATATTAGCTACTACTTTATTAATGGGGTAATTATGATAATCTAGTTGCAGGATATCACCTTCAAGCAGATGAAAATGATCTTGATTACTAAATCGTTTACTTAACTTAATACATAAGTCGCGATCGAGTTCTACAGCGATTACAGCTGAGACTTTAGCTAATAAACGACTAGTCAAAATACCTGTACCTGGTCCTATTTCTAAGACTACATCATCTTGACATAAGTTAGAAGCTGCAATAATCTGATCCAGTATTGCTTCACTTTTTAACCAATGTTGAGCAAAACGTTTGCGAGTTCGTTGCATAATTTAACTATCATGGAAACAAAATTAAAACCAGATTGGGCGGGAGAAGATTGGTTATCCCAATTCGTCAATGTCTTAATTAACACTAAACCAATTTACGCACTGATGAGACACCAAGCTAGACAGGTGATGATTACAACCGCTGAGAAAAAAGGTATCCCCTGGCGTCAAAGTTGTCAAGCTATCTCAGCTACTGGGGTGGAATCTAGCCTAGATAGCGTTACCAATCCAGAGGTTGTTTATCCTGATTATTATCGCGTTCCCTTCCACGCTTATCCCGAAGGTAATCTCTGTTGGCTAGCTGCTTTAGAAGCCCCTTCGGCTACCTATGCTATGGCTTTACGCGTCTGGAAGGAAGAGGATTTAACCTGGGAAGCTGCCCATAATCGCTTACGAGATAATTTTTATCAAGTTTTGAGTCAATACACAACCAATCCGGTGACTCGTCTTTTAGATTTGGGCTGTTCTGTAGGTATTTCTACTCGTACCCTCCACAACCATTATCAATCCTTACAGGATCAACCTATAGAAACTATCGGGTTGGATTTATCCCCTTATATGTTAGCAGTGGCTAAAACTCTCGACACCGATCATAGTATCTCTCAATGGTGTCATAGTCTCGCGGAAAAAACCCCTTTTGCTGATAATAGCTTTGATGTGATAACTATACAATACACCATACACGAGTTACCTAACGAAGCTACTCGGGCTATCTTTACAGAAGCCAGAAGAATTCTTAAACCAGGTGGTTGTCTAGGTATCGTTGATAATAACCCGCGATCGCCTGTTATCCAAAACCTACCTCCTGCTTTATTCGTGTTGATGAAAAGTACTGAACCCTGGACCGATGAATACTATACTTTTGATGTGGAAGCTAATTTAGAAGCGGTGGGTTTCCATCATGAAACCACCGTCTCCGTTGATCCTCGTCATCGCGCCATTATAGCTATAAAAATCTAATGGGCGCAACCGTTACCATCGTATTTATCAGTATTGTAAAAACCGTTTCTGGTGGCAAAAAATAAAGCCGAAACGGTAAAAAGGCTGGTCAAAATGACCATGACTAATTTAACATCCATGATTGATAATAGCTAGTTGTGGTGAGTTCATACTAGCATTATCTTCTTAAACTTGTCTATGATTTATTTTTAATTCGTAAAATCGCCTGACTAAAACCTAAAACAACTACTAAATTAGAGACAGTCAGAAAAAATTCTGCGCCTCCGTGTAACCAATCTATATTAGCTAAGTTAGAGTCGATGGGTGTATCACTACACCACACCTCTCTTCCGAAACCGTACGTGAGAGTTTCCCCTCATACGGCTACTCAACTAGAATGCGTTTTGACATTACGCGCTTCCTCAGTTCCAGTGACCTTCCTCGATGTACTCTTTTAGCCATCTTTTTTGATCCTGTTTTGTTTTTTCATCATGACAATGTCCATGCAGTAGTTGTAAGTTTTTCAAACCATGACCTCCACCTTTCGATTTTGGCTTAATATGATCAACTTCCAATATATCTCCATCTTTGAAATATAAACCACACCAAGTACATCTACCCTTCTGTCTTTGTAACAGTTTCGCAACCTTATTCGGAGTTTCAGGATATTGACCTCTTCGCGTAGCCCAGTACTTCCAATCTCCATCGTAAGGACTTTTATCTCCCCTAACCTTTATATAGTCAACACTTGAATGATGTTCACCTTTAGGGTTATAGGTTTCCAACTTATACCTAACTTCTCCTTCTCTGGTCGAAAATACCTTTCTTCCATCTATCTTCTGCCAGTATTTTTTATAGAAGTTTTCTTTCGATCCCTTCGATACTGCCCAACCTCTGAGTTTTTCATACAACATACTATCACATTTTGAGAGTATCCCCATACTTTTTGTATCACTATGTCTGTAATACTGCCTCCACCCTCTTATTTTCGGATTTAACTCCTTAATTAGAGCAGCTTGTGGGGCTTTTCTTAGAGCTTTAATTACTCTTTCTATCCCCTTCATATGATTCGCTATTTTCTCTTTGGTCGGATGAATGAGTACTCTCCACCCGAGGGGAACACTTTTCGTATTTCTTGCACACTTATGTTTACTCATCTCGTATCCACGTATATGGAATCCTAGAAAATTGAAACCTGCCTCTCCATCTTCACTTCGTTCAGGATAAACAGTGTGTGCTAGCCGTGTCTTTTCAGGTTTTAGTTCAAGTCCTATGTCAAGTAACCATGAGGATATTAATTCCTTACATTCCAAGACAACCTCTTTATTCCTATGTAGTACAACAAAGTCATCCGCATATCTTACGAATGTTAATGACCATACTCTGCCTTCTCTACTAAGGTTATGTCCTCCAGGTGATTTCCACCCTTTTGCATTTTCTGCATATTTTTTTAGCATTCTTTCAATCCCATCTAGAGCTATGTTTGCTAATAAAGGGCTTATAACACCACCTTGAGGAGTTCCCATTTCTGTCTTAGAAAATACCCCTTGGTCTAATACACCAGATTTTAACCAGGCTTTAATTTGTTGCCTTAACAAACCTTTATAACCTGTTTTATCTAGTAGGGCATTATGGTTTATGCGGTCAAAACATTTCGCTATGTCAGCATCTAGAACATATTTCTCTGCTCCTTTTACTGCATCTTTTATGTGTTTTATCGCATCTTGACAAGACCTTCCTGGTCTAAACCCATAACTGGAAGGCTCGAATTTTGCCTCCCATTCAGGTTCTAAGGCTAATTTTACCAGTGCCTGGAGTGCTCTATCATACATTGTTGGTATTCCCAATGGTCTCTTCTCTGTCTTTCCGGGTTTTGGTATCCACACTCTGCGCGTAGCTTTTGATTTCCCAGTTAACTTTAATTGACCTACGAGTTTCACACGAGCTTCTCGGGACAACGATTTAACACCATCCACACCTGCCGTTTTCTTCCCTCGATTATCTTGCGATACCTGTCTGACAGCTAACACCTTAGCCGACCAAGATCTCATCAGCGTTTTCTGGAGTTTCCTTACTTTACGGACATTACCACAACGTGAAGCTTTGTATATTCTCTTTTGGAGGCGAAACACTGTAGTTTGAACTTTCCGCCAATCGACATTAGCCCATTCCCAATCAATGTCTCTTACCACATTTTCTGTTTTAGTCATTTACCTTTCCTACTTGAAACTATACTCTGTTCTAATTGCGGAGTACGTCTGCATATCCCGGGCATTACCCCTTCCCTTTTTAGGCATTACCTGTCAATTCAGGTTAGGCTTTAGCTTCTTACTCCATCCCTCCTATACCTACCGTCTGGCTGACTAACCTACTTGGAATATCGACCCTTCCAAGAGATAGATATAGGTTAATTCGTTCCGAAATTTCCATTGATTGTAATCTTTAGGTCTTATCTTTACACCGGGTCTATATAAATGCTCTACATAACGACACTTGTTCTGTAGTATTGACCTTATCCTATATTTAGGACGCCAGGAACTCAACCTATATATCTCCCTGACTACTAAATTACGATGCTTCATACGATAATTCGTTTCCTAACCCACGAGTTCCGCTTCCTTGATGCTATCTCAGTCCCGCTCGAATATAAATTACATGCTCGTTATTCTTTCGGCGCAAGGTTGTACTTTGCCTCAGTCTAACTTTTAGCCCTGCTTCAACTCCATTCGTCGTCAACGTTCATGTGTTGAGGGTCTCCTCATCTCCTTTCAGAGAGAGGCGCTCTATGCTTTTCCACCAGCATTAAGTGGGTAGGACTTCCTCTTTTAAGATGTTCTCTTCTACTGTCTTAGTATTTACTCGGTAGAATTCAGTCACCTACATGGAAATTTCAGTTGTCAAGGTTCGGTTTTTACTGTTCGGTAATCACTACTCGGCTTGTTCGGTTTTCCTCTGTAAAGTTATGTAAACTTTATTTCTTCACCATTATTTTGAGTATGTCTTTAAGTATTATTACTTATCGATTTTCAGACTCCCTTCTTTCATCACCTTCCTCTAGAATCGATTTTAAGATATCTTAAAATCCCTTTTTGAGGATTTATACCTTGCTAGGTCTTATAGTGTCTAGAATCGTCATCTAATGTCCTTTCAGATGATAATCTGATTAGACTTTGGCTATACACACTTCAACCTAAACGAATCGCACAGAATCGTTATAGTGAACTTTACTATAAATCCCCGCGGGAATAGTAATCGCCACAAATAATAACAATAGATAAAAGCCAATTAAGGCTAAACGAGGGGTTGTCTCGGATTTCGTTAGAAACCAAAGAAACCCCAAGTAGGGGAATAAAGACACAGCAAAAAGAGTCTCTGGAGAAATCATTATTATGCTAAACCAACTAAACGCATACCTTGATAGAATAGCAAACTCATTACCCATGCTAAGGCAAGAGGGAACACTAAGGATAAAATAGTAAAGCCAACTGAACGAGTTTCACCCCAGATAGTGCTAATAGTGGTTAAACAGGGAATATAAATGAGACTAAAGATACAG
The sequence above is drawn from the Gloeocapsa sp. DLM2.Bin57 genome and encodes:
- a CDS encoding 4-(cytidine 5'-diphospho)-2-C-methyl-D-erythritol kinase → MRSYHLVAPGKINLYLEIIGIRQDNYHELVMIMQSIDLADHLEIRSNGTEEIRVYCDNPEVPLTRDNLAYQAVRLIQGEFPKIAANYGGVDIIIDKRIPVAAGLAGGSGNAAAVLVGLNLMWELGLTQPELQILGAKLGSDVPFSLTGGTAIATGRGEQLDPIPDLTNLAVVLAKYRHLCVSTPWAYGTYRQEYGHTYPNDLNNFLTTSQRIHSGPLVQAIVGQDGAKIGQLLHNDLEKAVFPEYPEVEQLKRTMSSLGGLGTMMSGSGPTVFTLCNNLTEAEILQEKLLVRMDDPDLAAWTAQLSASGIHLVT
- the rsmA gene encoding 16S rRNA (adenine(1518)-N(6)/adenine(1519)-N(6))-dimethyltransferase RsmA; this encodes MQRTRKRFAQHWLKSEAILDQIIAASNLCQDDVVLEIGPGTGILTSRLLAKVSAVIAVELDRDLCIKLSKRFSNQDHFHLLEGDILQLDYHNYPINKVVANIPYNITGPILAKLLGTISQPAGENYDLIVLLVQKEVADRLLAQPGTKAFGGLSVRIQYLADCRLVCQVPAKAFYPPPKVDSAVVSLSPRTFPLVANNPQHLGTILQLGFANRRKMLRNNLKSLVEVDQLSEILTTLQLNPQARAEELSLSNWIQLSNYLQN
- a CDS encoding class I SAM-dependent methyltransferase is translated as METKLKPDWAGEDWLSQFVNVLINTKPIYALMRHQARQVMITTAEKKGIPWRQSCQAISATGVESSLDSVTNPEVVYPDYYRVPFHAYPEGNLCWLAALEAPSATYAMALRVWKEEDLTWEAAHNRLRDNFYQVLSQYTTNPVTRLLDLGCSVGISTRTLHNHYQSLQDQPIETIGLDLSPYMLAVAKTLDTDHSISQWCHSLAEKTPFADNSFDVITIQYTIHELPNEATRAIFTEARRILKPGGCLGIVDNNPRSPVIQNLPPALFVLMKSTEPWTDEYYTFDVEANLEAVGFHHETTVSVDPRHRAIIAIKI
- a CDS encoding DUF3593 domain-containing protein, which encodes MWCSDTPIDSNLANIDWLHGGAEFFLTVSNLVVVLGFSQAILRIKNKS
- the ltrA gene encoding group II intron reverse transcriptase/maturase, yielding MTKTENVVRDIDWEWANVDWRKVQTTVFRLQKRIYKASRCGNVRKVRKLQKTLMRSWSAKVLAVRQVSQDNRGKKTAGVDGVKSLSREARVKLVGQLKLTGKSKATRRVWIPKPGKTEKRPLGIPTMYDRALQALVKLALEPEWEAKFEPSSYGFRPGRSCQDAIKHIKDAVKGAEKYVLDADIAKCFDRINHNALLDKTGYKGLLRQQIKAWLKSGVLDQGVFSKTEMGTPQGGVISPLLANIALDGIERMLKKYAENAKGWKSPGGHNLSREGRVWSLTFVRYADDFVVLHRNKEVVLECKELISSWLLDIGLELKPEKTRLAHTVYPERSEDGEAGFNFLGFHIRGYEMSKHKCARNTKSVPLGWRVLIHPTKEKIANHMKGIERVIKALRKAPQAALIKELNPKIRGWRQYYRHSDTKSMGILSKCDSMLYEKLRGWAVSKGSKENFYKKYWQKIDGRKVFSTREGEVRYKLETYNPKGEHHSSVDYIKVRGDKSPYDGDWKYWATRRGQYPETPNKVAKLLQRQKGRCTWCGLYFKDGDILEVDHIKPKSKGGGHGLKNLQLLHGHCHDEKTKQDQKRWLKEYIEEGHWN
- a CDS encoding DUF3593 domain-containing protein; the encoded protein is MSPETLFAVSLFPYLGFLWFLTKSETTPRLALIGFYLLLLFVAITIPAGIYSKVHYNDSVRFV